Below is a window of Streptomyces genisteinicus DNA.
GCCGCCGTGCACCCGCAGTTCGCCGCGGTCCAGCTCGGCGATGCGTTCCATGCGGTCGAGCAGCGCCCGGTCGTGGCTCACCAGGAGCAGGCAGCCGCCGAAGTCGCCCAGCACGTCGTAGAGCCTGTGCCGGGCGTCGAGGTCGAGGTTGTTGGTGGGTTCGTCGAGCAGCAGCACGTCGGGGCGGCGCAGCAGCTGCGCCGCCAGGCCGAGCGAGACGATCTGGCCGCCGCTGAGCGTGCGCAGGGCGCGGTCCAGCGTGAGACCGCCGAGACCGAGCCGGTCGAGCTGGGCGCGGGTGCGCTCCTCGATGTCCCAGTCGTCGCCGATGGTCTCGAAGTGCTTCTCGTCGACGTCGCCGGACTCGACGGCGTCGATGGCCCGGATCACGGGGGCGACGCCCAGCACCTCCGCGACCGTGAGAGCGCCGGTCAGCGGAAGCGTCTGCGGCAGGTGGCCGAGGGTGCCGGACACGGTCACCGATCCGGCGACGGGGCGCAGCTCCCCCGCGATCAGCCGCAGCAGCGTGCTCTTGCCGCTGCCGTTGGGTGCGACGAGACCGGTGCGGCCGGGGCCGAGGGAGAAGGACAGGTCCTGGAAGACGGGAGTCTCGTCGGGCCAGGAGAAGGACAGGTGGGAGCAGACGACGGATGCGTCGGACATGACTGTGACCTCGGAGGGAACGGGGCGGGAGAGATTCCGCCCCGGCGGTGGACGGGGAGAAGGAGACGACAGCGAGGCCACGGGCGGCAGTGCTTCCACGCACCGGCCGGTGGCCTGTGAGGCCCGGGAATCACCCGGAGATGTCGTCGTCCACCACCACGTCTGGGCTCCTCGGGAAACGATCAAGGTCCCGGCCAGTCTAGCAGCGGGCTGTGACCGGGCGGGGATCACGAGGGCGTGTCGTCCGGGCGGCCCGACGGCGGCGCGCCGTTCACCGCGCACGTCGCCGGGGGAGGGCGACGGGTCCGGTACCTGCGCGTGCCCGGACCCGAGCCGTGCCGGTGGCGAGGAGGCTCAGGAGGCGTCGCGGAGCGTCGCCGACGGTGTCGTTCCGTAGGCCTTGCGGTAGGCGGCCGCGAAGCGGCCCGGATGGGCGAACCCCCAGGCGGCCGCCACGTCGGTGACGGTGACGGCCCGTGGGTCCGCCGAACGCAGTTCGCGGTGGGCGCCCGCGAGCCGGACCCGGCGCAGGTGGGCCAGCGGGGTCGTGCCGGCGTGCCGGTTGAAGGCGTACTGGACCGCCCGGGGGGTCACGCAGGCCGCGGCGGCGATCTCGGCGAGGCCGATGTCCCGGTGTGCGTTCTCCTCGATGAAGTCCGTCGCCCTGCGCAGCGTCGCGGTGCCCGCGTCACGGCTGTCCGCCGGGCCGGGCCGGCCGTCGGTCGCCGAGTTCGGGAACGCGGAGAGCGTCACGGCCGCGAGGTGCCGGGCGGCGGTCGCGACGACGAGGCCGCCCGCGCCCGGCGACTCGATCACCTGGTCGCGCAGGAACGTGACGGTGGAGCCGAGGCGGCGGTTGGCCGTCGGATCCACGGCGCGGAAGCCGGTCAGCGACACCGGGCCGCGTTGGTGACCGCCGCCCGCGGCGACCTCGTCGAGCAGGGCGGGGTCGAACATGGTGATCGTGTAGCGGGCGGCGCGGAGTTCACCCGTGTACGGACGGTCCGGAGCGGCGATGAGGAAGGTCTCCCCGGGGCCGTAGACCTCGTCGCGGCCGTCCGTGGTGTCCACCATGGTGCCCCGGTGCAGGGTGATCAGGCAGACCTTGCCCAGGCAGGCGGCGTCGTAGGCCATCGTGTAGTCGAAGTGCAGCTTGTCGACGACGAGCCCGCCGACGGCGCGGCGCGCGATCCGTGCCCCTGTCTCACGGGGCCTGCCGCCGATGCGCATCGGGGTGTACGCCCGCGACAGGAACTCCTCCGTGGCGTCGAGGCTGCTGCTGTCGAAGGAGAGTGTCTCCACCGTCCCGCTCCCGTCGTGTGGCCGCCCCCCGATGCAGCCTGCCCCGCCGCTCGGCCGTCACGCCCGTCGCCGCATCCCGCCCCGGTCCGCCCGGGACGCGGCCGGACCCGCCCCACCGGCCGCTGCCCCGGTCGCCCCGTGTCGCACGGCGCCCGGCTCAGTCCTCCAGGAGCCCGGCGCGGAGGGTTTCCAGCGACCGTGCGATGCGGCGGGAGACGTGCATCTGGGAGATGCCGAGCTCCAGTCCGATCGCCCGCTGGGTCATGTCCTGACCGAACCTCATCCGCAGGATGTCGCGGTCACGTGCCGGGATCGACTCGAGCAGGGGCGCCAGGGTGTGCAGGTTCTCGAAGAGGTCCAGGCGGGTGTCGTGGCGGCCGAGGGTCTCCGCGAGCGCCCGGCCGTCCCCGGGCGGGCCGTCGTGCTCCGCGGACGGGGTGTCGAGCGAGGCCGCCGTGTAGGCCGCCTTGGCCTTCAGGCCCTCGACGACCTCCTCCCGCGGGACCCCCAGGTGGTCCGAGAGCTCCGCCGCGGTGGGGTCCCGTCCGAGCCGGGAGGCGAGCAGCTCGGACGCCGTGACCAGTGCCCTGCGCAGTTCCTGCAGCCGGCGCGGCACGTGGACGGCCCAGCTGGTGTCCCGGAAGTACCGCATGATCTCCCCGTTGATGTACGGGATGGCGAACGAGGTGAACTCGTTCTCCCGGTCGGGGTCGTACCGGTCGATCGCCTTGATCAGGCCCACGGTGCCGACCTGGACGACGTCCTCCAGATCGCCGCTGCCCCGGTTGCGGTAGCGTCCGGCGACGTACTTCACCAGGGACACGTTCATCTCGATGAGCGTGTTGCGGGTGTACTGGTGCGCGCGGGTCCCCTCGTCGAGGTCGCGCAGACGGTCGAGGAAGACCCGGGACAGCCTTCGGGCGTCGGCGGGCGCGACGGCCGTGCCGTCGGCCGCGTCCGGCGGCAGCGGCACCGCCCCCTCCGGCGCGCGCGTGGGAGATGCCGCCTCGGCTCCCGAGGGGGCTGCCTGGTCGACGTGCGTCGTCACGTGGTGTGGTCCTTCCCGCGGGCCGGCGTGGCCGCCGCCCGCCGTGCGTCGGTTCCGGTCGGCCGGTGTCCGGTCGGGACGGGTGCTTCCGCGCCGGCCGGCCCGGCCGATCGCCTCCTGTCGCTGGTCGTTGGTCGTTGGTCGCGGAGCACGGGGCGTCGTCCCCGTGACGGCGGGGACGACGTGCTCGTCGTGTCGGGGTGCCCCGGTGGCGGCGGGCCACACCGTGCGCGGACCCGCCGGGTGCCGCTCTTTCGCCCACGCGGCGGCCGACGGCCCCGGCGGTTCGTTCCGGGGACAGCCGCCCGCCGCGGACGAACCCGGGCTCAGCTCACCCCCGCGGCGGACCGCCCGGGCCGGGAGGCACCCGGACCGGACCGGCCGGGTCGTGCGGCCGCGGGCCGGGCCCGGCGGGACCGAGGAGCACGACGGTGTCGCCGGCCCGGGGCACCGCGTCCCGGTGCTCGGTCACCGGGTCCAGCCGCAGACCCGCGCGGACGACGAAGAGCAGGTCGTGGCCCGGCGGCACCCCGGCCGCGGCGCCGCGCACCACGAACCGCGCCCCCCGCTCCCAGCGCTCGGCCAGCTCCCGGCGGGCGAGGGCCGCGCCGAAGAGGATGTCGCCGCCGGTGTACGGGGCGACCACCCCGGGGGCGTCCGGGGACGGCCCGACCCGGTACACCGGGCCCTCCACGTTGTCCTGCACGACGACCGAGGCGAGGGCGTTGAAGTCGTCGTCCTCGGTGGCGAGGCAGACGGCGGTCACCCCCTCCAGCCGGGCCCCGGGGCCGACGGCCGTCGCCATCAGGCCGCCCTCGGCCAGGTCGAGTCCCGCCGCGTCGATCCGGGTCCGTTCGGGGCCGGTGCCCGCCCACATCAGCACCTCCAGGCCGGCCGACCGCAGGGCGCGCCCCAGGCCGACGACCCACGGCTCCCCGCCCACCAGGAGGACCCGCCCGCCGTCCGGGACCACGACGCCGAGCCGGCGCGCGACCGGCGCCGCCGTCAGCGAGTACAGCAGCACCGTGCCGACGATCACCAGGAACGTGGCGGGCAGGATCCGGTCGGCCCCCTTCAGCCCGAGGTCGACGAGCCCGGCGGCGAACGCGGAGGCGGTGGCCGCCGCCACGATGCCCCGCGGGTCCATCCAGCCCACGAACGCCCGCTCGCCGCGTTCCAGACCCGCGCGCGCCGTCGCCGCGAAGGCCACCAGCGGCCGCACCACCAGGACGAGGACGCCGACGAGCGCGAGGGCGGGAAGGAGCACCGGCACCAGGGAGGCGGGGGTGACGGTGGCGGAGATGGAGACGAACAGCAGACCGATGACGAGCTGCACCAGCGTCTCGAAGAACGGCCGCCGGGTGGGCACGTCGAAGCCCCGGAGATTGGCCACGGCGAGCCCGGCGACGATCGCCGCGATGAGTCCCGTGTCGTCCCGCACCGCGTCGCAGACCGCCGACACGCCGATCACGACAGCCAGTTGGGCGAGGGTGCCGAGCGTCTCGCCGAGCCGCAGGGCGCGCAG
It encodes the following:
- a CDS encoding SigB/SigF/SigG family RNA polymerase sigma factor, with product MTTHVDQAAPSGAEAASPTRAPEGAVPLPPDAADGTAVAPADARRLSRVFLDRLRDLDEGTRAHQYTRNTLIEMNVSLVKYVAGRYRNRGSGDLEDVVQVGTVGLIKAIDRYDPDRENEFTSFAIPYINGEIMRYFRDTSWAVHVPRRLQELRRALVTASELLASRLGRDPTAAELSDHLGVPREEVVEGLKAKAAYTAASLDTPSAEHDGPPGDGRALAETLGRHDTRLDLFENLHTLAPLLESIPARDRDILRMRFGQDMTQRAIGLELGISQMHVSRRIARSLETLRAGLLED
- a CDS encoding cation:proton antiporter, giving the protein MTEDEVLLGLALTVVLAIGSQILANRLRLPALIILLPVGFAAGALTDIVHPDRLMGPSFSALVSLSVAVILYDAGLGLDLRALTGPTRRIVGRLLLSGVVLTCLAVAAVAPLLFGMELSVAVMLGVIVVVSGPTVVGPLLDYVRPDDRVRRILIWEGTLIDPIGGILGALAFHAIAAAEPVHLGRGYQLGQFGISLAVGLAGGVAGAALLWFALRALRLGETLGTLAQLAVVIGVSAVCDAVRDDTGLIAAIVAGLAVANLRGFDVPTRRPFFETLVQLVIGLLFVSISATVTPASLVPVLLPALALVGVLVLVVRPLVAFAATARAGLERGERAFVGWMDPRGIVAAATASAFAAGLVDLGLKGADRILPATFLVIVGTVLLYSLTAAPVARRLGVVVPDGGRVLLVGGEPWVVGLGRALRSAGLEVLMWAGTGPERTRIDAAGLDLAEGGLMATAVGPGARLEGVTAVCLATEDDDFNALASVVVQDNVEGPVYRVGPSPDAPGVVAPYTGGDILFGAALARRELAERWERGARFVVRGAAAGVPPGHDLLFVVRAGLRLDPVTEHRDAVPRAGDTVVLLGPAGPGPRPHDPAGPVRVPPGPGGPPRG
- a CDS encoding helix-turn-helix transcriptional regulator, translated to METLSFDSSSLDATEEFLSRAYTPMRIGGRPRETGARIARRAVGGLVVDKLHFDYTMAYDAACLGKVCLITLHRGTMVDTTDGRDEVYGPGETFLIAAPDRPYTGELRAARYTITMFDPALLDEVAAGGGHQRGPVSLTGFRAVDPTANRRLGSTVTFLRDQVIESPGAGGLVVATAARHLAAVTLSAFPNSATDGRPGPADSRDAGTATLRRATDFIEENAHRDIGLAEIAAAACVTPRAVQYAFNRHAGTTPLAHLRRVRLAGAHRELRSADPRAVTVTDVAAAWGFAHPGRFAAAYRKAYGTTPSATLRDAS